A region from the Nostoc sp. HK-01 genome encodes:
- the asnB_1 gene encoding putative asparagine synthase, whose translation MSGIVGIYNLDSQSVEPQKLAVMVDAIAHRGPDGADVWCSGAIGLGHRMLWSTPESLLEKLPLVDHNGELVITADIRIDNRDELISALSIDNCPPEKITDSQLVLAAYAKWGEQCPNKLLGDFAFVIWDQQKQILFCARDHFGIKPLYYYYQPGQQFYFASEMKALLSLPEVPNKVNEIAIANHLHPFTEDKSITAYKNIYRLPPAHTMTVSYTGGLQSHAYWSLKVGQELRLNSDAEYAAAFREVFTEAVRCRLRSAFPVSCHLSGGLDSSSIACVARDILQEKGAQLHTFSNIFEEVPECDERQYINPVLNQGGFIPHYVHADQSGPLSEWQDYYKYMEEPFIGPSHFLVWGLNRAAQQAGIRISLDGFDGDTTVSHGITYFAELARQGKWQTFIQEAQAISQHFDTSLAAIFYGYAIPYLQELVKQRKMLTFVRTALQISQHFRVSRRKLFVTYGIKPLVPQYILKIWRSLRGHKQNQPQVTSLINPHFAKQVGINPLTPSHDQDQNPAITVREEQCRTLNSALFTTVLELGDLCSAAFSLESRHPFMDKRLIEFCLSLPPEQKLNQGWSRLVMRRGLEGILPQEVQWRGGKTNMTPNFQRGLLHFDRQLLDEVITNDANNLQEFVDLNTLRRYYDNLISTTEDVNDDSTIPGWKALTLALWLNHNQINHKSD comes from the coding sequence ATGAGTGGTATAGTTGGCATTTACAATCTAGATAGTCAGTCAGTTGAGCCACAAAAGCTGGCTGTGATGGTAGATGCGATCGCTCATCGGGGGCCTGATGGTGCAGATGTCTGGTGTTCTGGCGCAATTGGTCTAGGTCATCGGATGCTGTGGAGTACTCCAGAATCGCTGCTAGAGAAATTACCGTTAGTTGATCATAATGGCGAGTTAGTCATTACAGCAGATATCCGTATAGATAACCGAGATGAACTAATATCTGCATTATCCATTGATAATTGCCCACCCGAAAAAATCACAGATAGCCAGTTAGTACTGGCGGCTTATGCAAAATGGGGTGAGCAATGTCCAAACAAATTATTGGGTGATTTTGCATTTGTGATCTGGGATCAACAGAAGCAGATATTATTCTGTGCCAGAGATCATTTTGGCATCAAACCCTTATATTATTACTATCAACCTGGACAGCAATTTTACTTTGCTTCGGAAATGAAAGCGCTTTTGAGTTTACCAGAAGTGCCGAACAAGGTGAATGAAATTGCGATCGCCAACCATTTACACCCATTTACAGAAGATAAATCTATTACTGCCTATAAAAATATCTATAGATTACCTCCGGCTCACACAATGACAGTGAGTTACACGGGTGGATTACAATCTCACGCCTACTGGTCTTTAAAAGTGGGTCAAGAGTTAAGACTAAACTCAGATGCAGAATATGCAGCAGCTTTCCGAGAGGTGTTTACTGAAGCAGTTCGTTGTCGCTTACGCAGTGCATTTCCTGTTAGTTGTCACTTGAGTGGTGGCTTAGACTCATCTTCCATTGCTTGTGTAGCCAGAGATATATTGCAAGAAAAAGGCGCACAACTGCACACTTTCTCAAATATTTTTGAAGAAGTTCCAGAGTGCGACGAACGTCAATATATTAACCCTGTATTAAACCAGGGCGGATTTATCCCCCATTATGTCCACGCCGATCAATCAGGCCCTCTATCGGAATGGCAGGACTACTATAAATACATGGAAGAACCCTTTATTGGGCCTAGCCATTTTCTGGTATGGGGATTAAATCGGGCTGCTCAACAAGCAGGTATACGCATTTCCCTAGATGGTTTTGATGGTGATACAACAGTATCTCACGGTATAACCTATTTTGCGGAGTTAGCGCGTCAAGGAAAATGGCAGACATTTATCCAAGAAGCTCAAGCCATATCTCAACACTTTGATACCTCATTGGCAGCCATTTTCTACGGATATGCCATTCCCTACTTACAGGAGTTAGTCAAACAGAGAAAAATGCTCACTTTTGTGCGAACTGCGTTGCAAATTAGTCAGCATTTTCGAGTTTCGAGGCGGAAATTGTTCGTCACTTACGGAATTAAACCCTTAGTTCCTCAATATATCTTGAAGATTTGGCGATCGCTCCGCGGTCACAAACAAAATCAACCTCAAGTCACTTCTTTAATCAACCCTCACTTCGCTAAACAAGTCGGGATAAATCCTCTAACACCATCTCATGATCAAGACCAAAATCCAGCTATCACAGTGAGAGAGGAACAATGTCGTACCTTAAATTCCGCCTTATTCACCACAGTACTGGAATTGGGCGACCTATGTTCTGCCGCATTTTCTCTAGAGTCACGTCATCCCTTTATGGATAAACGCTTGATTGAATTTTGCCTATCTTTACCACCAGAACAAAAACTCAATCAAGGATGGTCTCGCCTAGTGATGCGGCGAGGTTTAGAAGGTATTCTTCCCCAAGAAGTACAGTGGCGTGGTGGCAAAACCAATATGACACCCAACTTTCAGCGTGGGTTATTGCATTTTGATCGGCAGCTGTTAGATGAAGTAATTACCAATGATGCCAATAATCTTCAAGAATTTGTGGATCTCAACACGCTCCGCAGATACTACGACAATCTTATATCTACAACAGAGGATGTAAATGATGATTCAACAATTCCAGGTTGGAAAGCTTTAACACTCGCTCTTTGGCTGAACCATAACCAAATAAACCATAAGTCGGACTAG